A single region of the Duganella sp. BuS-21 genome encodes:
- the rsmB gene encoding 16S rRNA (cytosine(967)-C(5))-methyltransferase RsmB, which produces MNKRPTLSIKSPVKSKPAAPKLRSSHARDLKPALQTSFQTGLKADSLAFSLIGAAGAVAQVKTGTNLPQALAQVWGRQDTTPQARGAMQDIAYRAMRQLGQSEALIALMAPKAPEPLVAALLSCALALMTAPDDTAPYEEFTVVDQTVTAADAHPDTARAKGMVNAVLRRFLRERKALLDAVLLQPVAKWNYPQWWIDAVKSAWPQEWQAVLATGNQPPPLTLRINARKTSMEQYLATLAEAGMAAEQIGPYAVRLEKPLGVHLIPGFDQGLVSVQDAGAQLAAPLLDVQDGMRVLDACAAPGGKTCHILELAEAQVTALDADAKRLTRVGENLERLQLQATLKPAEAQSSGWWDGQPFDRILADVPCTASGIVRRHPDIRWLRRKGDTLQLATLSGKILDNLWQMLAPGGKLLFVTCSLWPQESEAQAAAFAVRNQAVRLDAPGQLLPAGGSGQDHDGLFYALFQKNA; this is translated from the coding sequence ATGAACAAGCGTCCTACGCTCTCTATTAAGTCGCCCGTCAAGTCCAAGCCGGCAGCGCCGAAACTGCGCTCCAGCCATGCGCGCGACCTGAAACCAGCGTTGCAGACCAGTTTCCAGACCGGCCTCAAGGCCGATTCCCTGGCATTCAGCCTGATCGGCGCCGCCGGCGCCGTCGCCCAGGTCAAAACCGGCACCAACCTGCCGCAGGCGCTGGCCCAGGTCTGGGGCCGCCAGGACACCACACCGCAGGCGCGCGGCGCCATGCAGGACATCGCCTATCGCGCCATGCGCCAGCTGGGCCAGAGCGAGGCCTTGATCGCCCTGATGGCGCCCAAGGCGCCCGAACCGCTGGTGGCGGCCTTGCTGTCGTGCGCGCTGGCGTTGATGACCGCGCCGGACGACACTGCGCCCTACGAAGAATTCACCGTGGTCGACCAGACCGTGACGGCGGCCGACGCCCACCCGGACACCGCCCGCGCCAAGGGCATGGTCAACGCCGTGCTGCGCCGCTTCCTGCGCGAACGCAAGGCCCTGCTGGACGCGGTGCTGCTGCAACCGGTAGCAAAATGGAATTATCCGCAATGGTGGATCGACGCCGTCAAGAGCGCCTGGCCGCAGGAATGGCAAGCGGTGCTGGCCACCGGCAACCAGCCGCCGCCACTGACCCTGCGCATCAACGCCCGCAAGACCAGCATGGAACAATATCTGGCCACGCTGGCCGAGGCCGGCATGGCCGCCGAACAGATCGGCCCCTACGCCGTGCGCCTGGAGAAACCGCTGGGCGTGCACCTGATCCCCGGCTTCGACCAGGGCCTGGTGTCGGTGCAGGACGCCGGCGCCCAGCTGGCCGCGCCGCTGCTGGACGTGCAAGACGGCATGCGCGTGCTGGACGCCTGCGCCGCGCCGGGCGGCAAGACCTGCCACATCCTGGAGCTGGCCGAGGCCCAGGTGACCGCGCTGGACGCCGACGCCAAGCGCCTGACCCGCGTCGGCGAGAACCTGGAGCGCCTGCAACTGCAGGCCACGCTCAAGCCGGCCGAAGCCCAGTCCAGCGGCTGGTGGGACGGCCAGCCCTTCGACCGCATCCTGGCCGACGTGCCGTGCACGGCCTCCGGCATCGTGCGCCGCCACCCGGATATCCGCTGGCTGCGCCGCAAGGGCGACACGCTCCAACTTGCAACACTTTCGGGCAAAATCCTCGACAACCTTTGGCAGATGCTGGCGCCGGGTGGTAAATTGCTGTTCGTGACATGTTCCTTGTGGCCGCAGGAATCCGAGGCGCAGGCGGCCGCTTTTGCAGTACGCAATCAGGCCGTCCGCCTGGATGCGCCCGGTCAATTGCTCCCCGCCGGCGGCTCCGGGCAGGATCACGATGGTTTGTTTTACGCGCTGTTCCAGAAAAATGCGTAA
- a CDS encoding DUF4390 domain-containing protein gives MTLRFFRLLIAPLLLMLALLPQPSQASEGVEIRRSLVEATEDGYRLSATYGFELSREMEDALQYGKTLYFYTEIEFTRPRWYWFDEKAITARQTISLSYNVLTRQYNVAISGNVHQSFSSLDDALFLIRRPNRWLVATRGALKVGETYTVRLSMGLDPNYVPKPLKVNALNNNEWRLASDKKSFQYRAE, from the coding sequence GTGACGCTACGATTTTTTCGACTCCTGATCGCACCATTGCTGCTGATGCTGGCGCTGCTGCCGCAGCCGTCGCAAGCGTCCGAGGGCGTCGAAATCCGTCGTTCGCTGGTGGAGGCGACCGAAGACGGCTACCGCCTTTCGGCCACCTACGGCTTCGAACTGAGCCGCGAGATGGAAGATGCCCTGCAGTACGGCAAGACCCTGTATTTCTACACCGAAATCGAATTCACCCGCCCGCGCTGGTACTGGTTCGATGAAAAAGCCATCACCGCGCGCCAGACCATCAGCCTGTCATACAACGTCCTGACCCGCCAGTACAACGTGGCCATCAGCGGCAATGTGCACCAGAGTTTCTCCTCGCTCGACGACGCGCTGTTCCTGATCCGCCGCCCCAACCGCTGGCTGGTGGCGACGCGCGGCGCGCTCAAGGTGGGCGAGACCTATACCGTGCGCCTGAGCATGGGGCTCGACCCCAACTACGTGCCCAAGCCGCTCAAGGTCAACGCCCTGAACAACAACGAGTGGCGCCTGGCGTCCGACAAGAAATCCTTCCAGTACAGGGCCGAGTAA